In Antechinus flavipes isolate AdamAnt ecotype Samford, QLD, Australia chromosome 3, AdamAnt_v2, whole genome shotgun sequence, a genomic segment contains:
- the LOC127556419 gene encoding uncharacterized protein LOC127556419: MILVLGLLCILVAPGASSSNRTTCLSCSDPGKCHEITCSLNQSFCLLNYSGSDKELLKNLCMDKQTCWDYVHQLNNMSHTNVSCCQGNCSEPTTTSGEHKNTTCFSCPDSGPCHSFLCPAGKDTCLSMVEAQGDFRGKDKPVFRRQGSCVAPGDCRPGVYSLSYSPSWSFWANVTCCSGGHCGEPSQPESLPKGTASDFLCPVCSPNEPSCDENSYMLCSRGETSCVSVNVAQLGGNQRSLFRGCGSKDLCQLPENLTLGLDYQLVGKPNCSSSRRAVLGSKCRHNAAAGPGGGALLPALLAAGMAAWLA; this comes from the exons ATGATCTTGGTCCTTGGGCTCCTCTGTATCCTAGTTGCCCCTGGAG CTTCCAGCTCCAATCGGACGACATGCCTGTCCTGCTCCGACCCGGGAAAGTGCCACGAGATCACGTGCTCCCTGAACCAGAGCTTCTGCCTTCTCAACTACTCCGGCTCCG ACAAAGAACTCTTGAAGAACCTCTGCATGGATAAGCAGACTTGCTGGGATTATGTGCACCAGCTGAACAATATGTCCCATACCAACGTCTCCTGTTGCCAAGGAAACTGCTCAG AACCCACCACCACCTCAGGGGAACACAAGAACACCACCTGTTTCTCCTGCCCAGACTCTGGGCCCTGCCACAGCTTCCTCTGTCCTGCCGGGAAGGACACCTGCCTCAGCATGGTGGAGGCCCAAG GTGACTTTCGGGGGAAGGACAAGCCTGTCTTCAGAAGGCAGGGCTCCTGCGTGGCGCCGGGGGACTGCCGGCCCGGGGTTTACAGCCTGTCTTACAGCCCCAGCTGGAGCTTCTGGGCGAATGTCACCTGCTGCAGCGGCGGCCACTGCGGTGAGCCCTCCCAGCCAG AGTCCCTGCCGAAGGGTACCGCCAGTGACTTCCTGTGTCCCGTCTGCTCCCCAAACGAGCCCTCCTGTGATGAAAACTCATACATGCTCTGCTCTCGAGGAGAGACTTCTTGTGTTAGCGTGAACGTGGCTCAGCTCGGAG GGAATCAGAGAAGCCTCTTCCGAGGGTGCGGCTCGAAGGACCTCTGCCAGCTGCCCGAGAACCTCACCCTGGGTCTGGACTACCAGCTTGTCGGGAAGCCCAACTGCAGCTCCTCCCGGCGGGCCGTGCTGGGCTCCAAGTGCCGGCACAACGCAGCCGCTGGCCCTGGGGGAGGCGCTCTCCTCCCGGCCCTGCTGGCCGCGGGGATGGCCGCTTGGCTGGCCTAA
- the LOC127556417 gene encoding interferon-inducible GTPase 5-like: protein MASKSQAPPTEEESTILMAKEELEALRTAFELGDIPKAASRLRELLGSAESSRLDVGVTGESGAGKSSLINALRGIGAEDPGAARTGVIETTTQPTPYPHPQLPELMLWDLPGAGSPGCPADKYLKQVDFARYNFFLLVSPRRCGAVETRLATEILRQGKKFYFIRTKVDEDLAASRTQRPSGYSESAVLQEIRDHCAERLRAAGVQDPRIFLVSNLSPARYDFPLLVATWERELPAHRRHAGLLSLPDISLQALQKKKDALQEQVLKTALVSGVIQALPVPGLAAAYDDALLIRSLRGYHRSFGLDDDSLARLAEQVGKQAGDLRSVIRSPLATEVSPEAVLRMYAQSSDGAMRVARAFEKGIPVFGTLVAGGISFGTVYTMLQGCLNEMAEDAQRVRIKALEEEVTSPGSDARLDVASGPGLEKRGAGEGGGEDPPISARRKLGLLLKYILESWKKRDGVEDK from the coding sequence ATGGCGTCCAAGTCACAAGCCCCCCCGACCGAGGAGGAGAGCACCATCCTCATGGCTAAGGAAGAGCTCGAAGCTCTTCGGACGGCCTTCGAGCTGGGGGATATCCCGAAGGCTGCCTCCCGCCTCCGGGAGCTTCTGGGCTCAGCTGAGAGTAGCCGCCTCGATGTGGGCGTGACCGGCGAGTCCGGGGCCGGCAAGTCTTCCTTGATCAACGCCCTTCGAGGGATCGGGGCCGAGGATCCCGGCGCGGCTCGGACTGGCGTCATCGAGACCACAACCCAGCCcaccccctacccccacccccagctgcCTGAGCTCATGCTGTGGGACCTGCCAGGGGCCGGCTCACCCGGCTGCCCAGCCGACAAGTACCTGAAGCAGGTAGACTTTGCTCGCTACAATTTCTTCCTCCTGGTCTCACCCCGCCGCTGTGGGGCCGTGGAGACCCGGCTGGCGACCGAGATCCTCCGTCAGGGCAAGAAATTCTACTTCATCCGCACCAAGGTGGATGAGGACCTGGCGGCTTCTCGCACCCAGCGCCCCTCGGGCTACAGCGAGAGCGCTGTCTTACAGGAGATCCGAGACCACTGCGCGGAGCGCCTGCGAGCCGCCGGCGTCCAGGACCCCCGGATCTTCCTCGTGTCCAACCTGTCGCCGGCCCGCTACGACTTCCCTCTGCTGGTGGCCACCTGGGAGCGGGAGCTGCCGGCCCACCGCCGCCACGCCGGGCTGCTGTCCCTGCCCGACATCTCCCTCCAGGCCCTGCAGAAGAAGAAGGATGCCCTGCAGGAGCAGGTGCTGAAGACCGCGCTGGTGTCCGGGGTCATCCAGGCCTTGCCCGTGCCCGGGCTGGCGGCCGCCTACGACGACGCCCTGCTGATCCGCTCCCTGCGGGGCTACCACCGCAGCTTCGGCCTGGACGACGACTCCCTGGCCAGGCTGGCCGAGCAGGTGGGCAAGCAGGCCGGCGACCTGCGCTCCGTGATCCGCTCGCCCCTGGCCACCGAGGTCTCGCCGGAGGCGGTGCTGCGCATGTACGCCCAATCATCGGACGGGGCCATGCGCGTGGCCCGGGCCTTCGAGAAGGGCATCCCCGTGTTCGGGACACTGGTGGCCGGGGGGATCTCCTTCGGGACCGTCTACACCATGCTACAGGGCTGCCTTAACGAGATGGCCGAGGACGCCCAGCGTGTCCGGATCAAAGCCCTGGAAGAGGAGGTCACCTCCCCTGGCTCCGACGCCCGCCTCGACGTCGCCAGCGGGCCCGGGTTGGAGAAGAGGGGGGCAGGCGAGGGCGGCGGGGAGGATCCTCCAATCTCAGCCCGCCGGAAGCTTGGACTGCTGCTCAAGTACATTCTGGAGAGCTGGAAAAAACGGGATGGGGTCGAAGACAAATAA
- the LOC127556421 gene encoding interferon-inducible GTPase 5-like: MAAPKTQESKTTLTLSPEKMASIGEVFQGDSLSATSTKLRSTLQSLENVRLDIAVTGGAGSGRSTFVNSLRGLGDEDQGSAQTGLAETTSAPTPYPHPKYPNVIVWELPDLGTSSLPAEQYLEKVLMGRYDLFILLSAERFSPGHARLARALQARDKPCYLVRSKVDVDVAASRQRRPSTFSEEGVLMDIRENCRSYLQAEGVTKPKVFLLSTFELDKFDFQLLSEVIVRDLESSKRHAFLLALPNVSNAVLEKKAGSMLQHIWLVATVACTVNPLPVPGVPEVACDLGLLVRALSGYRRGLGLEAGGLQRLAQRTGGSLQAMQSRVCGPLCEASPRQVIDFLGRACGSTTATFAQELASLPVLGVLSSCSFSFATVYQMLRAYLDKATAEAKKTLSQALPTGQ; the protein is encoded by the exons ATGGCTGCCCCGAAGACCCAGGAGTCTAAGACCACCCTGACTCTGAGCCCGGAGAAGATGGCGTCCATCGGAGAGGTCTTCCAGGGAGACAGCCTGTCCGCCACCTCCACCAAGCTGCGCTCCACCCTCCAGTCCCTGGAGAACGTGCGGCTGGACATCGCCGTCACGGGCGGGGCGGGCTCGGGCAGGTCCACCTTCGTCAACTCGCTGCGGGGCCTGGGCGACGAGGACCAGGGCTCGGCGCAGACCGGGCTGGCCGAGACCACGTCGGCCCCGACGCCGTACCCGCACCCCAAGTACCCCAACGTCATCGTCTGGGAGCTGCCCGACTTGGGGACGTCCTCCCTGCCAGCCGAGCAGTACCTGGAGAAGGTCCTGATGGGCCGCTACGATCTCTTCATCCTGCTCAGCGCGGAGCGCTTCAGCCCCGGCCACGCGCGGCTCGCGCGCGCCCTCCAGGCCCGGGACAAGCCCTGCTACCTGGTCCGCTCCAAGGTGGACGTGGACGTGGCCGCCTCCCGCCAGCGCCGACCCAGCACCTTCTCTGAGGAAGGCGTGCTCATGGACATCCGGGAAAACTGCCGTTCCTACCTGCAAG CGGAGGGGGTCACCAAGCCCAAGGTCTTCCTGCTGTCCACGTTCGAGCTGGACAAGTTCGACTTCCAGCTGCTCAGCGAGGTCATAGTGAGGGACCTGGAGAGCTCCAAGCGCCACGCCTTCCTGCTGGCCCTGCCCAACGTGTCCAACGCCGTCCTGGAGAAGAAGGCGGGCTCCATGCTCCAGCACATCTGGCTCGTGGCCACCGTGGCCTGCACCGTGAACCCGCTGCCGGTGCCCGGGGTGCCCGAGGTGGCCTGCGACCTGGGGCTGCTGGTGCGGGCCCTGTCCGGCTACCGCCGCGGCCTGGGGCTGGAGGCGGGCGGCCTGCAGCGGCTGGCCCAGCGCACGGGCGGCTCCCTGCAGGCCATGCAGAGCCGGGTGTGCGGGCCGCTGTGCGAGGCCAGCCCGCGGCAGGTGATCGACTTCCTGGGCCGCGCCTGCGGGAGCACCACGGCCACCTTCGCGCAGGAGCTGGCATCCCTGCCCGTGCTGGGCGTGCTGTCGTCCTGCAGCTTCTCCTTCGCCACCGTGTACCAGATGCTCCGCGCCTACCTGGACAAGGCCACGGCGGAGGCCAAGAAAACCCTGAGCCAGGCCTTGCCCACGGGCCAGTGA